ATGTATTTAATAATGTTAAGATATACTGCTTCCTTAAAAACATCTACCGACAGTTTTGTATGTTATTCCAGTTGATGATAAATAGCTTATTTGCGCTTCTATTATTTCTGAATAGATATACaagtatatacagtcaaactttgttcgctcgaactcggataattcgaACATCGCCGTTCGCTGGAACACCTCGTCAGGTCCCGGCAAAATCCCTGTATTGTTTCATAACTCGAACTAATGATAACTCGAACATAATTTTCCGGTCCCGTCCAATTCGAAAGAAAGAAGTTCGACTGTGTAGTAAAAAACGTGGCAAGTGACTAGCACGATATCATCATGATCATAGTATTAGACTATTAGTTTCAGAGCAGGTTTTAATGGTAGACAACAAAATAATCGACTGAAAAGGCATTTTAGGCTAAGAAATGGAACAAATAACGTGTcagatcaactgaaaaaaaaagtttccattTTATGTCGAAGTCCTGCTCACAAAATCCTTTCTTTGAGCAAATAAGAACGAAATGTGCATAAAGTGAAGTCTACTTAAGTACtaaaatatcagtttatgtaGCCGGACATAAATAAATTCACAACAAGGACAGCAAAACGACCATATAATGCATAATAGCGTACATGATCCCCGTATGATATTATCATAAAGGtgagaatataaggatcttacatgtctgcctgtgtaagaccggtatttccctacccgagggacagtatGAAATgtaaaaccgagcgttagcgagttCTTTTTATCCAgactgtcccgagggttgggaaaacagctgtcttacacaggcagacatgtaagatcatttttcttgcctattaTGTTCAAAACAGATCGTGAtgacaaatagatttgggtatttccttgcattatttatatagtttatgacgtcataatagtgccagtaccATGTGACGTCACCAAAGTGCAAGgattttccctagggaaagacatgaatatctatccctggcgcgtgctcagacaaatgtatactttccccgctaggtaggcaagaataatgaaaaaatatttttcaacgtAAATATAAATTTGCGTGCATCAGTGagcaatgttgttttttaaactgaataattTATGTTCAAAACCACTTTAAATgtactgatatttttttttcatatatttattttttcatatcttaagactatattcctagccccATTACAGATTAAAGCTCGATATgcccatacagttatattttgtccgcaaaggagaagaattctataagacttgtctttcattcttatccttttctgttttgccttcactacagtatgtcatacgtataaatatatgtacactattttgggaataaatatgtttaaactaaatgtaCTGATAGAATTTATGATTACACTGAAATTGTCGTCTGTACATAGTAAACAGATTAATCAATACATTGAAATACAAAATGCACTGTACCTTACTGTGACAGATAATATCATTGTATAGCATATAGCATCATATACAAAGCACATGGAAACACAGACGCCGTTTTGACTTGCCGCCGTGATTTGACGTTATTTCTCTGTTTGAAGttctttacataattatatagtcaCCAAATAGCCTACAACTTTTGATTTATATGCTTTTTTGAAATATCCAGAATTTTCCGATGATATTAAAAGATGCCGGACTTGGTAGCTCTCATGTCATTTTTACAACCAAGGGAAGTGGATTGAGCCCAGCTTGGAAGTGAAAATGCATGCGCACGCCGGGAATCTCTTTCTGGCACAAGAcaacagttatttgcccttggttgactacaataaggaagtggttacgcggaaaatagttcctctgtttgatgttgaatattggtaaatttttgagtgaaagacctgcaataaatggcataatttaatagaggagatatgaaatagtaggtacatgtacaatttgacagaatgagaatgtcagaatatgaataacatgactttttgatagggcctgttttgcctgtttgcggccatctacagagtattcttcatacgcatgtgatttggttcaaaatgctggaaaaaagagccggtcaaccccatgtttattgtggctggaattttttctcttaaacagttctgttgagttcaggtatttttagggggttggaatgcatgcaaaatttcaatagtgtccagtgcctatatagaacatatagtaaaaataactgtggtcttaggcctgatattTCTCTCGTCTTTACCATTCCGCgggattttgttgttttcattgctaagccggattcaatccacttccgttggttGAAAGAAATGGTGTCTGAACtacattgtcattttttttaatatcatagaCAAATTCTGAATATTCTAAAGCAGCATTTAATTTGAAAGCTGTGGGATATTTGGTTACtttaaatgtaaagaatttcagAAAGGAGAAATAATGgtcaaatcacggcgggtagtCAGCACACCAGCTTTATTTCCAGCTGCAGAGTACCTGTGATGCAAAGCTGAAAACTCCTGATTTttaggggtgggtgggggggggggggggttgttaaATTTTACAACAGGGAAACTTCCGGTTCGAAATTAGTTAATCGTTTTCAAATTCTTGGCCACCCAACATCTTCTAGATATGCGTATCTATACGGCGCTAATTACATTAATCAATTGTCCCGACATCGGAAAAGTATTAATTCTAAATGGACATGTGCGAAATCTAGTTGGCAACGTATGGATTCTATTTGGCCATTGTAGTTGACAATGTATGAATTCTAATAGGACTAACTTTGGCAGTAAAGTCTATTTAACATCaagtgaaaaaataatttatttctcgTGAACAGGAAGCGACAATGTCAGTCTGAAGAAATATCTGGCTTTCAGACCATCTTAATGTTCGATGACAGTTAtttttgacaatatcagaaacacGCCTTTTCGTAAGAAGACAAAAACACGAAAACGTTAAATCTATCAATTAATATAATTCATAAGAATCCGTCTGTACTAAAAGACTGGTCATAAAATGTGTTCTTAATATAATATGAAAGGATTATACAGATAAAATGTCGAATAGATTTATGTTATATGAAATACGAGCTGCCTAGAGCTTATTGCATGAGGTCATGATTTATATTCAGACAATAAACACACTTCCTGAATGGCTGAGAAGGTGGTTGTCCTGGCGCTAATTTCTGAATTTCCAAGCATGTTTCCAGATATTTGCTAAGCAAACTGTTGAATGGAACCAGTAGAAGACTGCAAATGGCACAGAAACATACGCGATTATATTCCAAGCAACACTTCCATAAAACTTTGCACAGGGTTAGCTTCAGATCTCTGAACTTCAAAAATGTTCATACCCTATAATGCAATATTGCAAATAAGCAAAAAAGTCACGAATTCGCGCCCTGTTTTTGCTTCTTCGTGCTCTCGTTTCCAAACGCTTTTCCGCATCGTGTTTAGCAAATAGAGCATTTGCACACTTACCTGAACACGTCTGAGACAGCTTGACAATATTATCAGATGCCCGTAATGTTCAACGTCTGTAGGAATTCCTGCAATAATGTTTGCAATGCACAAAATAAACATTCCTATAACGGAAATCACTAATAAAGCGTCTTCAAAACCGGGACCTTGATCTTGTTCAGGGTAGCGCAGTACATGCGTCCGGTGAAATGCTCAAATCAGTGAGATAGGGgttaaaacaaatattgcaaCATCTCCCAATTGGTCCAGACGAACAGCTGTATTCATAAATTCGTCAGTTCGCACAAGCACGAAAAATGTGATGAGAATAATCACGGCAGCCACGAATATTATGATGCCAAGAAACAAGCCTCTACTTGAACTTGAACAATCTACACTCGAGCGTTCTTTTGGCACACATTCTTCTGAATTTCGGTCAAGCTTCCAGTCACGTTTGCCCAGATTCAGCCACATCACGAACAAGATGCCTATTAAAAATATAACATGAAATCAGATTTAAGCGTACACGATGGCGAGAATGTAATTTAAACGTTATAGGAAGCCGTCTGAATAAAGTCATTGATTGTTTAATTGGTAAACACATTTGCATGTTCAAGTTATGCACTGATTATGTGAAATTAAGTTATAATATGCAGACTACTCATATAACGATATATTCTTCATTCTTCAGAGCAAACTATCATATCTATAGGTATTTATTTAGCATGGAATTACGTGAAATCAATGCCATTATTTTTGTACGAAAGTGGTTCTCTAACTATGGCAATATCTGGCTGACTTTAAAAATTAGGGCATGTACCGGTATATTATGATGCTATACAAGTGCCTGACATTATAAGGGgacaaaattaatataaactatgTAACGTATTCATGATGATGTACAAGATACTGCAGTGGTCaggcagtgtgtgtgtgtgttcgggtttaacgtccttttcaacaagttttcagtcatataaacgacggtcaGTGGTCAGGAAG
This window of the Mercenaria mercenaria strain notata chromosome 5, MADL_Memer_1, whole genome shotgun sequence genome carries:
- the LOC123558345 gene encoding LOW QUALITY PROTEIN: proton channel OtopLc-like (The sequence of the model RefSeq protein was modified relative to this genomic sequence to represent the inferred CDS: inserted 1 base in 1 codon; substituted 1 base at 1 genomic stop codon) produces the protein MWLNLGKRDWKLDRNSEECVPKERSSVDCSSSSRGLFLGIIIFVAAVIILITFFVLVRTDEFMNTAVRLDQLGDVAIFVSVQMLYLLNTMRKSVWKREHEEAKTGREFVTFLLICNIALXGMNIFEVQRSEANPVQXFYGSVAWNIIAYVSVPFAVFYWFHSTVCLANIWKHAWKFRN